From one Cupriavidus sp. P-10 genomic stretch:
- a CDS encoding transcriptional regulator NanR → MVSPEPIQRRRLYEDVLERLSERIRSGEIAPGEQLPAERDLMEHYGVGRPAIREALQSLERAGIIEIVHGERARVVIPTADHLMKQIGAGAQHLLRSSPHSLEHLKGARLFLEAGMARLAAANATDSDIELLRKRLEEQRAAKDDPEEFLTRDMAFHRELARTTGNPIFPAIVEALFQWAREYYRGIVRAPGAEELTLEEHQKVVDAVAKRDGEAAAKAMENHLTRANALYKSIEGSGVMVS, encoded by the coding sequence ATGGTTAGTCCTGAACCGATCCAGCGTCGCAGACTCTACGAAGACGTTCTAGAGCGACTAAGTGAGCGGATCCGCAGTGGCGAGATCGCGCCCGGTGAACAATTGCCCGCTGAGCGGGATCTGATGGAGCACTATGGGGTCGGACGGCCGGCAATACGGGAAGCACTTCAGTCACTTGAACGGGCCGGGATCATTGAGATTGTGCACGGAGAACGTGCACGAGTAGTCATTCCAACTGCTGATCATCTCATGAAGCAGATAGGCGCCGGCGCACAGCACTTACTTCGCTCCAGTCCCCATTCACTCGAACATCTTAAGGGTGCCCGGCTCTTTCTCGAGGCCGGGATGGCGCGCCTTGCCGCGGCGAATGCGACGGACTCCGACATCGAGCTACTGAGGAAAAGACTCGAAGAGCAGCGAGCCGCAAAGGATGATCCAGAAGAATTTCTTACCCGCGACATGGCCTTCCATCGTGAACTGGCGCGGACGACCGGAAACCCTATCTTTCCCGCTATCGTGGAAGCGCTTTTTCAATGGGCGCGCGAATACTATCGCGGAATCGTTCGCGCCCCCGGGGCAGAAGAGCTGACCCTGGAAGAACACCAGAAGGTCGTAGATGCAGTCGCCAAGCGAGACGGAGAAGCTGCAGCTAAGGCCATGGAAAACCATTTGACGCGTGCGAACGCGCTATACAAGAGTATTGAAGGTAGTGGCGTCATGGTCAGCTAA